The following coding sequences lie in one Deltaproteobacteria bacterium genomic window:
- a CDS encoding DUF2330 domain-containing protein yields the protein MPRLRVALTSGLLVASVLGALAVTIDPARVQACGGFFTKRLSADRTPSLAYEQVIIVHDAAKNREHFVREVAFRKADEPFGFVVPTPTRPEVDKVHPSLLKDFRIDFPFEPIARGLGIVGAGGGTGGGAGFGGRGVTVLEKKKVGSFTAFVLAADDSAALSGWLEQHGLSTTPHGDAWLAHYVAMKFFYVAMRYDPPKQAKGDGMLAAETMRISFDTPVPYYPYLEPATPPGIVGDERLLDLWVVSSKKVVPLAVRERGDERTWIRPLREGESHPDARRKLDELAALEGLLPEGELVVQTFQDQKRSRAGIGDILFAPAQKTEVSAQDRAALGTMLAILDPALLEAP from the coding sequence ATGCCACGGCTCCGCGTCGCGTTGACCTCCGGGCTGCTCGTCGCGTCCGTCCTCGGCGCGCTCGCGGTGACGATCGACCCCGCACGCGTGCAGGCCTGCGGCGGCTTCTTCACCAAGCGATTGTCCGCGGACCGTACGCCATCGCTGGCGTACGAGCAGGTCATCATCGTCCACGACGCGGCGAAGAACCGCGAGCACTTCGTCCGCGAGGTCGCGTTTCGCAAGGCCGACGAGCCGTTCGGTTTCGTCGTGCCGACCCCGACGCGACCCGAGGTCGACAAGGTGCACCCGTCCTTGCTCAAGGACTTTCGCATCGACTTCCCGTTCGAGCCGATCGCGCGGGGGCTGGGCATCGTGGGCGCGGGCGGCGGCACCGGCGGCGGTGCCGGCTTCGGCGGCCGCGGCGTCACCGTGCTCGAGAAGAAGAAGGTCGGCAGCTTCACCGCGTTCGTGCTCGCGGCGGACGACAGCGCCGCGTTGTCGGGCTGGCTCGAGCAGCACGGGCTCTCGACCACGCCGCACGGCGATGCCTGGCTCGCCCACTACGTCGCAATGAAGTTCTTCTACGTCGCGATGCGCTACGACCCGCCGAAGCAGGCCAAGGGTGACGGCATGCTTGCGGCCGAGACCATGCGGATCTCGTTCGACACGCCCGTGCCCTACTATCCGTACCTCGAGCCTGCGACACCGCCCGGGATCGTCGGTGACGAGCGCCTGCTCGATCTGTGGGTCGTGTCGAGCAAGAAGGTCGTGCCGCTCGCCGTGCGCGAGCGCGGCGACGAGCGCACGTGGATCCGGCCGCTGCGCGAGGGCGAGAGCCACCCGGACGCACGCAGAAAATTGGACGAGCTGGCTGCGCTCGAGGGGCTGCTGCCCGAAGGCGAGCTGGTGGTGCAGACGTTCCAGGATCAGAAACGATCGCGCGCCGGCATCGGCGACATCCTGTTCGCGCCCGCGCAGAAGACCGAGGTCTCGGCCCAGGACCGCGCCGCACTCGGAACGATGCTCGCGATCCTCGATCCCGCGCTGCTGGAGGCCCCATGA
- a CDS encoding Uma2 family endonuclease has translation MRPPYQRRAGGGGPGGWWIATEVEVLLPSSQVVRPDVLGWRRDRVPERPTGSPVQIRPDWICEIVSPANANTDTVKKLRIHHDAEVTHYWLVDPRDCTVTVMRWSAAGYTTILRAERGETVRPEPFDAIELVVGTLFGDDPE, from the coding sequence ATCCGTCCGCCGTATCAGCGGCGCGCCGGCGGCGGAGGTCCCGGCGGCTGGTGGATCGCAACGGAGGTCGAGGTGTTGTTGCCCTCGTCGCAGGTGGTACGCCCCGATGTGCTGGGCTGGCGCCGCGATCGCGTGCCCGAGCGACCGACCGGATCGCCGGTGCAGATCCGACCGGATTGGATCTGCGAAATCGTGTCGCCGGCCAACGCGAACACCGACACGGTCAAGAAGCTCCGCATCCATCACGACGCCGAGGTGACCCACTACTGGCTGGTCGATCCGCGCGACTGTACGGTCACCGTCATGCGCTGGAGCGCCGCTGGCTACACCACGATCCTCCGTGCGGAGCGGGGCGAGACCGTGCGCCCCGAGCCCTTCGACGCGATCGAGCTCGTGGTCGGCACGCTGTTCGGCGACGACCCCGAGTAG
- a CDS encoding TonB family protein: MRCLAILGLVLACEARPTPASPAPAKAAPTPVGEAGPAAVVDAEPTPAATPEPTPVAAPAPSLPHGPAPASSGASRDDRERVVLELLAGADASHFAVEDVEPGKAFDAGLRDRVAPRESVGGGPQVRQGAVTVDKGLHRDVVRRVLRAHINELRFCYNQGLVRDTALAGEVTLAFTIAEDGSVSEASLRASTLAGKAGTAVAACMVKAARRWKYPKPEGGGSVEVVFPVAFRPG; encoded by the coding sequence ATGAGGTGCCTCGCGATCCTCGGCCTCGTGCTCGCATGCGAAGCCAGGCCGACGCCCGCGTCGCCCGCACCCGCCAAGGCCGCGCCGACACCGGTGGGCGAGGCCGGGCCGGCAGCCGTCGTCGACGCCGAGCCAACGCCCGCGGCGACGCCCGAGCCGACGCCCGTGGCCGCGCCCGCGCCGTCGCTGCCGCACGGGCCCGCGCCCGCGAGTAGCGGCGCGAGCCGAGACGACCGCGAGCGCGTCGTGCTCGAGCTGCTCGCGGGCGCGGACGCGAGCCACTTCGCGGTCGAGGACGTCGAGCCGGGCAAGGCCTTCGACGCGGGCCTGCGCGATCGTGTCGCGCCGCGCGAGAGCGTCGGCGGAGGGCCGCAGGTGCGGCAGGGCGCGGTGACGGTCGACAAGGGCCTGCATCGCGACGTGGTGCGCCGCGTCCTGCGCGCGCACATCAACGAGCTGCGGTTCTGCTACAACCAAGGCCTCGTGCGCGACACGGCGCTCGCGGGCGAGGTCACGCTGGCGTTCACCATCGCCGAGGACGGGTCGGTCTCCGAGGCGTCGCTCCGGGCGTCCACGCTCGCGGGCAAGGCGGGCACGGCCGTGGCGGCGTGCATGGTCAAGGCGGCGCGCCGCTGGAAGTATCCCAAGCCCGAGGGCGGCGGCAGCGTCGAGGTCGTGTTTCCGGTGGCGTTTCGCCCGGGCTGA
- a CDS encoding MoxR family ATPase: MPDSAPIDPLTADDSAALRQLAEARSRLVDEIHRRIVGQAHVIDLLLVCLFARGHGLFVGVPGLAKTLLVSSLAQALELEFSRIQFTPDLMPADITGSEVLEDDADTGRRHFRFVPGPVFCNLLLADEINRTPPKTQAALLQSMQEGRVTAGGKTHRLSPPFHVFATQNPIEQEGTYPLPEAQLDRFMLQIVVDYPDLESERRIVAFDPSEAEELRPILTPAQLIAHQELVRRIPVPAAVVDHVVALLRASRPADPSAPAAVRELVRWGAGPRAGQQLLAATQARAALDGRAAVDVDDVRALASAVLEHRLVRSFAAEARGVGTDAIMAEVLGAVRA; the protein is encoded by the coding sequence TTGCCCGACAGCGCCCCCATCGATCCCCTCACCGCCGACGATTCGGCCGCCCTGCGACAGCTCGCCGAGGCGCGCTCACGCCTGGTCGACGAGATCCACCGTCGCATCGTCGGTCAGGCCCACGTGATCGACCTGTTGCTCGTGTGCCTGTTCGCGCGCGGGCACGGTCTGTTCGTCGGGGTGCCCGGGCTCGCGAAGACGCTGCTGGTCAGCTCGCTGGCGCAGGCGCTCGAGCTCGAGTTCTCGCGCATCCAGTTCACGCCAGACCTGATGCCCGCCGACATCACCGGCAGCGAGGTGCTGGAGGACGACGCCGACACCGGTCGTCGCCACTTCCGCTTCGTGCCGGGCCCGGTCTTCTGCAACCTGCTGCTGGCCGACGAGATCAACCGCACCCCGCCCAAGACCCAGGCCGCGCTGCTGCAATCGATGCAGGAGGGCCGCGTCACCGCTGGCGGCAAGACCCACCGGCTGTCGCCGCCGTTCCACGTGTTCGCCACGCAGAACCCCATCGAGCAGGAGGGCACCTACCCGCTGCCCGAGGCCCAGCTCGACCGCTTCATGCTGCAGATCGTCGTCGACTACCCCGACCTCGAGTCGGAGCGGCGCATCGTGGCGTTCGATCCCAGCGAGGCCGAGGAGCTGCGTCCGATCCTCACGCCCGCGCAGCTCATCGCCCACCAGGAGCTCGTGCGACGCATCCCGGTGCCGGCGGCGGTCGTCGATCACGTGGTCGCGCTGCTCCGCGCATCGCGACCGGCGGATCCGAGCGCACCCGCAGCGGTGCGCGAGCTGGTGCGCTGGGGCGCCGGCCCGCGCGCCGGTCAGCAGCTGCTGGCGGCGACCCAGGCCCGCGCGGCGCTCGACGGGCGCGCCGCGGTCGACGTCGACGACGTGCGCGCGCTGGCCTCGGCAGTGCTCGAACACCGGCTCGTGCGCAGCTTCGCGGCCGAGGCCCGCGGCGTGGGCACGGACGCGATCATGGCCGAGGTCCTCGGCGCGGTACGGGCGTAG
- a CDS encoding Smr/MutS family protein, whose amino-acid sequence MSELDDVLDAGLDALSFDPAVQRSVIADGERWSAPAAPGHQPLPITIRRHTDAITVELATWSQPFARDDDDIASALDLLAAALFGRVRVQPWRRADGEPLGLEIAFLVGDRFVTFAGTAPRRWPWRAAPVAAPPLRNAATIGPGVTLEPAGRLPRAPWCGTLADASPRGPGELAIDGELDLHNFHPREVDPLVRAYIDECLARGVFELRIVHGKGIGALRSTVAAILARHPAVLHHRLGGHGEGSWGATVVTLRRRPPQRDGA is encoded by the coding sequence ATGAGCGAGCTCGACGACGTCCTGGACGCGGGGCTCGACGCGCTGAGCTTCGACCCGGCGGTGCAGCGCAGCGTGATCGCGGACGGTGAGCGGTGGTCGGCGCCGGCGGCACCTGGTCACCAGCCGTTGCCGATCACGATCCGCCGGCACACCGATGCGATCACGGTCGAGCTCGCGACGTGGTCGCAGCCGTTCGCGCGCGACGACGACGACATCGCGTCGGCACTCGACCTGCTGGCAGCGGCGCTGTTCGGTCGCGTGCGCGTGCAGCCGTGGCGGCGCGCCGACGGCGAGCCGCTGGGCCTCGAGATCGCGTTCCTCGTCGGCGATCGCTTCGTGACGTTCGCGGGTACCGCACCACGCCGCTGGCCGTGGCGCGCCGCACCCGTCGCCGCGCCACCGCTGCGCAATGCGGCCACCATCGGGCCCGGCGTCACGCTCGAGCCCGCGGGCCGACTACCGCGCGCGCCGTGGTGCGGCACCCTGGCCGATGCGAGCCCGCGCGGCCCCGGCGAGCTCGCAATCGATGGCGAGCTCGACCTGCACAACTTCCATCCCCGCGAGGTCGACCCGTTGGTGCGGGCCTACATCGACGAGTGCCTCGCCCGCGGTGTGTTCGAGCTGCGGATCGTCCACGGCAAGGGCATCGGTGCGCTGCGTAGCACCGTCGCAGCGATCCTCGCGCGCCACCCCGCGGTGCTCCACCACCGCCTCGGCGGACATGGCGAGGGCAGCTGGGGCGCGACCGTGGTCACGCTGCGTCGACGCCCACCTCAGCGCGACGGCGCGTAG
- a CDS encoding serine/threonine protein kinase gives MADPHQDPTDRPPGALTATMAVPVGELGETGPMASRPHRAALPHDLAAPTLPYGGDPDPLQKPPPAASLGDDGGGDTLISDRDLALERQEHAAAVARMRRLMPIACVLWLGFGFVDWVLATFIAPAPLASYLVLRLFGLVPLVGCMLWLRLAPAPGPTGLRVLDGVMTASVSAVLTDMCLLSGGLTSPYAAYIALVLVGRAAVLPNHWRIGAVQLAVPVLVHPLVFLASAPFSPELAAQLHDGHAIAVSFFYLMLLFGAWALLVIGGHNVWALRRQLFRSRSIGRYRLERRIGRGGMGEVWIAFHEQLRRDVALKILRPEYGTDPIAVQRFEREVMTTAALTHPNTVRIYDHGTTDDGLWYYAMELLEGDDLSSIVRRHGPLTPARAIHLALQAARALGEAHAAGIVHRDIKPENLFVARLGGESDVVKLLDFGIARTASVRDSRLTTTGWVAGTPAYLSPEAAKGEPAGAPADVYGVGMALFWALTGTVPFGGDSPIEVLARQVNDPVPSPSLRRGEALPPELEALVLRTLAKDPQQRFEDGTALAQALQELARMLPWRPHHATVRAPALAPQAPAPRS, from the coding sequence GCACTGCCCCACGACCTCGCGGCGCCGACGCTCCCCTACGGTGGCGATCCCGACCCACTGCAGAAGCCACCACCGGCCGCTTCACTGGGCGACGACGGCGGCGGCGACACGCTCATCTCCGATCGCGACCTCGCGCTCGAGCGACAGGAGCACGCCGCCGCGGTGGCGCGCATGCGACGGCTCATGCCGATCGCGTGCGTGCTGTGGCTCGGCTTCGGCTTCGTCGACTGGGTGCTGGCGACGTTCATCGCACCGGCACCGCTGGCGAGCTACCTCGTGCTGCGACTGTTCGGCCTGGTGCCGCTGGTCGGTTGCATGCTGTGGCTGCGGCTCGCGCCCGCACCGGGCCCGACCGGGTTGCGCGTGCTCGACGGCGTGATGACGGCGAGCGTGTCGGCAGTGCTCACGGACATGTGCCTGCTCTCGGGCGGCCTCACCAGCCCCTACGCGGCCTACATCGCACTGGTGCTGGTCGGTCGCGCCGCCGTGCTCCCCAATCACTGGCGCATCGGCGCGGTGCAGCTCGCGGTGCCGGTGCTCGTGCATCCGCTGGTGTTCCTGGCCTCGGCGCCATTCTCACCCGAGCTCGCGGCGCAGCTGCACGACGGCCACGCCATCGCGGTGTCGTTCTTCTACCTCATGCTGCTGTTCGGCGCGTGGGCGCTGCTGGTGATCGGCGGTCACAACGTGTGGGCGCTGCGTCGGCAGCTGTTCCGTTCGCGCAGCATCGGCCGCTACCGACTCGAGCGTCGCATCGGCCGCGGTGGCATGGGTGAGGTGTGGATCGCGTTCCACGAGCAGCTGCGCCGCGACGTCGCACTCAAGATCCTGCGCCCCGAGTACGGCACCGATCCCATCGCCGTGCAACGCTTCGAGCGCGAGGTGATGACCACGGCTGCGCTGACGCACCCCAACACCGTGCGCATCTACGACCACGGCACCACCGACGACGGCCTCTGGTACTACGCGATGGAGCTGCTCGAGGGCGACGACCTGTCCTCGATCGTGCGGCGACACGGGCCACTGACGCCGGCCCGTGCGATCCACCTCGCGCTGCAGGCCGCGCGTGCGCTGGGTGAGGCCCACGCCGCCGGCATCGTGCACCGCGACATCAAGCCCGAGAACCTCTTCGTGGCACGTCTCGGCGGGGAGTCCGATGTCGTCAAGCTGCTCGACTTCGGCATCGCCCGCACCGCCAGCGTGCGGGACTCTCGACTCACCACCACCGGCTGGGTCGCGGGCACGCCGGCCTACCTCTCGCCGGAGGCCGCCAAGGGTGAGCCCGCCGGCGCGCCCGCGGACGTCTACGGCGTGGGCATGGCGCTGTTCTGGGCGCTGACCGGCACGGTGCCGTTCGGCGGCGACTCGCCGATCGAGGTGCTGGCGCGACAGGTCAACGATCCCGTGCCCTCGCCGTCGCTGCGACGCGGCGAGGCGCTGCCGCCGGAGCTCGAGGCGCTGGTCCTGCGCACGCTGGCCAAGGATCCCCAGCAACGCTTCGAGGACGGCACCGCGCTCGCGCAGGCACTGCAGGAGCTCGCCCGCATGCTGCCGTGGCGTCCCCACCACGCGACCGTGCGCGCACCGGCCCTGGCGCCGCAGGCCCCGGCACCGCGATCATGA
- a CDS encoding FAD-containing oxidoreductase, which yields MDTDFDAIVIGAGQSGPSLAVRLAHAGHTVALVERRGLGGTCVNDGCIPTKTLIASARVAWLAREAARFGVTTGPVVVDMARVKARKDAVVQQSRDSLRDWLGGTKGLTVVEGHARFEDAHTIRVGEGVLRAKRFFVNVGGRAIVPAALAEVPCLTNHSMMDLDRVPEHLVIVGGSYVGLEFAQMYRRFGSRVTVIEQGPRIIAREDNDVSTEVRRILELEGITIHTATTVRAARSIDGDVELTTDGPSVTGSHVLAAIGRRPNTDDLGLDRAGVSTDARGFVTVDDTLRTNVEHIWAIGDVNGRGAFTHTSYNDYEIVAENLLDGASRRVTDRLPIYALYTDPPLARVGMNKTQARASGKRVRIGHLPMARVGRARERGETHGFIEVLVDDTPGEGVGRILGATILGVEGDEAIHGIADIMYARAHHSVLSRAVHAHPTVSELIPTTLQQLVALE from the coding sequence ATGGACACGGACTTCGATGCCATCGTCATCGGCGCGGGCCAGTCGGGCCCCTCGCTCGCCGTGCGGCTGGCCCACGCTGGGCACACCGTCGCCCTCGTCGAGCGTCGGGGCCTGGGCGGCACCTGTGTGAACGACGGCTGCATCCCGACCAAGACGCTCATCGCCAGTGCCCGCGTCGCATGGCTCGCCCGCGAGGCCGCACGCTTCGGGGTGACGACCGGCCCGGTGGTCGTCGACATGGCGCGGGTCAAGGCGCGCAAGGATGCGGTGGTGCAGCAGTCGCGCGACAGCCTGCGCGACTGGCTCGGCGGCACCAAGGGCCTCACCGTGGTCGAGGGCCATGCCCGCTTCGAGGACGCGCACACGATCCGCGTCGGCGAGGGCGTGCTGCGGGCGAAGCGATTCTTCGTGAACGTCGGCGGGCGGGCCATCGTGCCGGCGGCGCTGGCCGAGGTGCCATGCCTGACCAACCACTCGATGATGGATCTCGACCGGGTGCCCGAGCACCTGGTCATCGTCGGGGGCAGCTACGTCGGCCTCGAGTTCGCGCAGATGTACCGGCGCTTCGGCAGTCGCGTGACCGTGATCGAGCAGGGCCCGCGCATCATCGCGCGCGAAGACAACGACGTCTCGACCGAGGTGCGGCGCATCCTCGAGCTGGAGGGCATCACGATCCACACGGCCACGACCGTTCGCGCCGCCCGCTCGATCGACGGCGACGTCGAGCTCACGACCGACGGCCCCAGCGTGACCGGATCGCACGTGCTGGCGGCGATCGGTCGGCGGCCGAACACCGACGACCTCGGCCTCGACCGCGCGGGCGTGAGCACCGACGCCCGCGGCTTCGTCACCGTCGACGACACCCTGCGCACGAACGTCGAGCACATCTGGGCGATCGGCGACGTGAACGGTCGCGGGGCGTTCACGCACACCTCGTACAACGACTACGAGATCGTCGCGGAGAACCTGCTCGACGGTGCATCCCGCCGCGTGACCGATCGCCTGCCGATCTACGCGCTGTACACCGATCCACCGCTGGCGCGCGTCGGCATGAACAAGACGCAGGCGCGCGCCTCGGGCAAGCGCGTGCGCATCGGTCACCTGCCGATGGCGCGCGTCGGTCGTGCCCGTGAGCGCGGCGAGACCCACGGCTTCATCGAGGTGCTGGTCGACGACACCCCCGGCGAGGGCGTCGGGCGCATCCTCGGCGCGACCATCCTCGGCGTCGAGGGCGACGAGGCGATCCACGGCATCGCGGACATCATGTACGCGCGCGCGCACCACTCGGTGCTGTCGCGGGCGGTGCACGCCCACCCGACCGTGAGCGAGTTGATCCCGACGACCCTGCAGCAGCTGGTTGCGCTCGAGTAG
- a CDS encoding aminotransferase class V-fold PLP-dependent enzyme: MKTFEEVAAFIRNNEVGRRACVDTPFGRRLICYADLTATGRYLHFVEGWIRRVRPFYANSHTAVSSTGRVMTQLREKSRCLIHRAVGAGPDDEVLFVGSGATAAVNKLVGLLGLRISEPLEREYGLSKHIPPERRPVVFIGPYEHHSNELPWLESVAEVVEIALDDSGRVDLVDLERKLTRYRDRPLRIGSFSAASNVTGVLTNVPVVAELLHRHGAYACFDYAAAGPYVPIDMRADDPLRRIDALFLSMHKFIGGPQASGVLVANRALFRSRVPERPGGGTVEYVADSHHDSVDYTERLAEREEGGTPSILGDVRAGTAFLVKQMIGAERILAHETELSARALARLHRHPRIKLLGSISLPRLSILSFNIEGLHHDLVSALLDHLFGIQNRAGCSCAGPYGHRLLGIGREESERFRAQIQRGLNGIKPGWVRLTIPFYATEDDLEFLLRAIEFVADHGEVFVPLYRLDWRDGVWRHIERPMPDVEPIELTVAALEEAAQSFAAGDHEAPMSEQQLLVERRRYFEEAEAAAVSLRARWEADPPRWNAPTGDGAIDALVWFRYVECVGGDCS; this comes from the coding sequence GTGAAGACCTTCGAGGAGGTCGCGGCCTTCATCCGCAACAACGAGGTCGGCCGACGCGCGTGTGTCGACACGCCGTTCGGTCGCCGTCTGATCTGCTACGCCGATCTGACCGCGACCGGTCGCTACCTCCACTTCGTCGAGGGCTGGATCCGCCGGGTGCGGCCGTTCTACGCCAACTCGCACACCGCGGTGTCGTCGACCGGCCGCGTGATGACGCAGCTGCGCGAGAAGTCGCGCTGCCTCATCCACCGCGCGGTCGGGGCCGGGCCCGACGACGAGGTGTTGTTCGTGGGCTCGGGCGCGACCGCGGCGGTCAACAAGCTGGTCGGGCTGCTGGGCCTGCGCATCTCGGAGCCGCTCGAGCGCGAGTACGGGCTCTCGAAGCACATCCCGCCCGAGCGTCGCCCGGTGGTGTTCATCGGCCCCTACGAGCACCACAGCAACGAGCTGCCGTGGCTCGAGTCGGTCGCCGAGGTGGTCGAGATCGCACTCGACGACAGCGGCCGCGTCGACCTCGTCGATCTCGAGCGCAAGCTGACGCGCTACCGTGATCGTCCGCTGCGCATCGGCAGCTTCTCGGCGGCATCGAACGTCACCGGCGTGCTGACCAACGTGCCGGTCGTCGCCGAGCTGTTGCATCGCCACGGCGCCTACGCGTGCTTCGACTACGCCGCTGCCGGCCCCTACGTGCCGATCGACATGCGCGCCGACGATCCGCTGCGCCGCATCGACGCGCTGTTCCTGTCGATGCACAAGTTCATCGGCGGGCCGCAGGCCTCCGGCGTGTTGGTCGCCAACCGGGCGCTCTTCCGCTCGCGCGTGCCGGAGCGGCCGGGCGGCGGCACCGTCGAGTACGTCGCCGACTCGCACCACGACTCGGTCGACTACACCGAGCGCTTGGCCGAGCGCGAGGAGGGCGGCACGCCGTCGATCCTCGGCGACGTGCGGGCCGGCACCGCCTTCCTCGTCAAGCAGATGATCGGCGCCGAGCGCATCCTCGCCCACGAGACCGAGCTCAGCGCGCGCGCGTTGGCGCGGCTGCATCGTCACCCGCGCATCAAGCTGCTCGGTTCGATCTCGCTGCCGCGGCTCTCGATCCTCTCGTTCAACATCGAGGGCCTGCACCACGACCTGGTGTCGGCGCTGCTCGATCACCTCTTCGGCATCCAGAATCGTGCGGGTTGCTCGTGCGCGGGGCCCTACGGCCACCGTCTGCTCGGCATCGGTCGCGAGGAGTCCGAGCGCTTCCGGGCCCAGATCCAGCGCGGCTTGAACGGCATCAAGCCCGGCTGGGTGCGGCTGACGATCCCGTTCTACGCCACCGAGGACGACCTCGAGTTCCTGCTGCGCGCGATCGAGTTCGTCGCCGATCACGGCGAGGTGTTCGTGCCGCTGTACCGGCTCGACTGGCGCGACGGCGTGTGGCGACACATCGAGCGGCCGATGCCCGACGTCGAGCCCATCGAGCTCACGGTCGCCGCGCTCGAGGAAGCCGCGCAGAGCTTCGCGGCCGGCGATCACGAGGCCCCGATGTCCGAGCAGCAGCTGCTGGTCGAGCGACGGCGATACTTCGAGGAGGCCGAAGCCGCCGCGGTCAGCCTGCGCGCGCGGTGGGAGGCCGATCCGCCGCGATGGAACGCACCGACGGGGGATGGGGCGATCGATGCGTTGGTGTGGTTCCGCTACGTCGAGTGCGTGGGCGGGGACTGCAGCTAG
- the moeB gene encoding molybdopterin-synthase adenylyltransferase MoeB translates to MATFQDHLARVKARIREISVDETKARVLDAANGPVLIDVRERDEYEQGFIPRAHWVSRGYLELKVEDIVPERDREIILYCAGGTRSALAAAALHELGYERVSSMAGGFRAWKNAGHAFDRPRSLSPEQIKRYSRHIMLPEVGEAGQAKLLDAKVLFLGAGGLGSPSSLYLAAAGVGTIGIVDDDVVDESNLQRQVLHNIERLGIPKVESARKTLQLLNPDVKVIPHQTRLSSENVLDIIADYDLVIDGADNFPTRYLLNDAALKLRKPVIHASIFRFEGQITTFLPDSGPCYRCLYPDPPPPGMAPSCQEAGVLGVLPGLVGTLQANEAVKIILGVGETLSGRLLVFDALGTKFRTLKLRKDPGCRVCSKHPSEIELIDYEAFCSI, encoded by the coding sequence ATGGCGACTTTTCAAGATCACCTCGCCCGCGTGAAGGCCCGCATCCGCGAGATCTCGGTCGACGAGACCAAGGCTCGCGTGCTCGATGCGGCGAACGGGCCGGTGCTCATCGACGTGCGCGAGCGCGATGAGTACGAGCAGGGCTTCATCCCGCGCGCGCACTGGGTCTCGCGCGGCTACCTCGAGCTGAAGGTCGAGGACATCGTGCCCGAGCGTGATCGCGAGATCATCCTCTACTGTGCCGGTGGCACCCGCTCGGCGCTCGCCGCCGCAGCGCTGCACGAGCTCGGCTACGAGCGCGTGTCATCGATGGCCGGGGGCTTCCGCGCGTGGAAGAACGCGGGCCACGCCTTCGATCGACCGCGCAGCCTCAGCCCCGAACAGATCAAGCGCTACAGCCGGCACATCATGTTGCCCGAGGTGGGCGAGGCCGGGCAGGCCAAGCTGCTCGACGCCAAGGTGCTGTTCCTCGGTGCCGGTGGCCTGGGCTCGCCGTCGAGCCTCTACCTCGCGGCCGCGGGCGTCGGCACCATCGGCATCGTCGACGACGACGTGGTCGACGAGAGCAACCTGCAGCGGCAGGTGCTGCACAACATCGAGCGCCTGGGCATCCCCAAGGTCGAGAGCGCGCGCAAGACGTTGCAGCTGCTCAACCCCGATGTGAAGGTCATCCCACACCAGACGCGACTGTCGAGCGAGAACGTGCTCGACATCATCGCCGACTACGATCTGGTGATCGACGGCGCCGACAACTTCCCCACGCGCTATTTGCTCAACGACGCCGCGCTCAAGCTGCGCAAGCCGGTGATCCACGCCTCGATCTTCCGCTTCGAGGGCCAGATCACGACCTTCTTGCCCGACTCGGGGCCGTGCTACCGCTGCCTCTACCCCGACCCGCCGCCGCCGGGCATGGCGCCGTCGTGCCAGGAGGCCGGCGTGCTGGGTGTGTTGCCGGGCCTGGTCGGCACCCTGCAGGCCAACGAGGCCGTGAAGATCATCCTCGGTGTGGGCGAGACCCTGTCGGGTCGTCTGCTCGTGTTCGACGCGCTGGGCACCAAGTTCCGCACGCTCAAGCTGCGCAAGGACCCTGGCTGTCGGGTGTGCAGCAAGCACCCCAGCGAGATCGAGCTCATCGACTACGAAGCCTTCTGCTCGATCTAG